One region of Micromonospora ureilytica genomic DNA includes:
- a CDS encoding RICIN domain-containing protein: MKALGEARPASRQRRRWRSGLAAAAAAVMAASTLVAVNAAPAAAATVDTNASYVLVNRNSGKALDLYASATNDGARISQWTRNNGVNQQWQFVDSGGGYYRVKSRHSGKVLDVSGFSTADGGAIVQWADLNGTNQQFRLADSDGGYVRLINRNSNKAVEVQGASTADGGNVVQYADWGGTNQQWQLVQVGGTDPTTPPPTGGSGCGKAPALASGTHTIQSNGKSRTFILRVPANYNNSNPYRLIFAFHWRGGTMQEISSGGTSGTPWSYYGQQEQSNNSAILVAPQGFGNGWGNSGGEDIVFVDDMISRIESSLCVNPRQRFALGFSWGGGMSYAVACARANAFRAVAVISGGQISGCSGGTQPIAYFGLHGISDNVLGISGGRALRDTFVRNNGCTAQSPREPAAGSRTHVTTTYSGCRSGYPVQWAAYDNGHMPGPVDGTYAESGITTWTKGEIWRFFAQFS, from the coding sequence ATGAAAGCCCTCGGTGAGGCTCGTCCCGCCTCTCGACAGAGACGTCGCTGGCGGTCAGGGTTGGCTGCGGCGGCGGCCGCGGTCATGGCAGCCAGCACACTCGTCGCGGTCAACGCGGCGCCCGCGGCGGCAGCGACGGTGGACACCAACGCCTCCTACGTGTTGGTGAACCGGAACAGTGGTAAGGCGTTGGATCTGTACGCGTCGGCTACCAACGATGGGGCGCGGATCAGTCAGTGGACGCGTAACAACGGGGTGAACCAGCAGTGGCAGTTCGTGGACTCCGGTGGTGGCTATTACCGGGTCAAGTCGCGGCACTCGGGCAAGGTGCTGGATGTCAGTGGTTTCTCGACCGCTGATGGTGGGGCGATCGTGCAGTGGGCCGATCTCAACGGGACGAACCAGCAGTTCCGGTTGGCTGACTCCGATGGTGGTTATGTGCGGTTGATCAACCGCAACAGCAACAAGGCCGTCGAGGTGCAGGGTGCGTCCACCGCGGATGGTGGGAACGTCGTGCAGTACGCCGACTGGGGTGGCACCAACCAGCAGTGGCAGCTCGTCCAGGTGGGCGGGACCGACCCCACGACGCCACCCCCGACGGGTGGCAGCGGGTGCGGCAAGGCACCGGCGCTGGCCAGCGGCACGCACACCATCCAGAGCAACGGCAAGAGCCGAACCTTCATCCTCCGGGTGCCCGCGAACTACAACAACAGCAACCCCTACCGGCTGATCTTCGCGTTCCACTGGCGCGGCGGCACCATGCAGGAGATCTCCTCCGGCGGCACCAGCGGAACTCCGTGGTCCTACTACGGGCAGCAGGAGCAGTCGAACAACAGCGCGATCCTGGTCGCGCCCCAGGGGTTCGGCAACGGCTGGGGCAACTCCGGCGGCGAGGACATCGTCTTCGTCGATGACATGATCAGCCGGATCGAGAGCAGCCTCTGCGTCAACCCGAGGCAGCGGTTCGCCCTCGGCTTCAGCTGGGGTGGCGGCATGAGCTACGCCGTCGCCTGTGCGCGGGCCAACGCCTTCCGCGCCGTCGCGGTCATCTCCGGTGGGCAGATCAGCGGCTGCAGTGGCGGTACGCAGCCCATCGCGTACTTCGGGCTGCACGGCATCTCGGACAACGTCCTGGGCATCTCGGGTGGCCGTGCGCTGCGCGACACCTTCGTCCGGAACAACGGCTGCACCGCGCAGAGCCCGCGCGAGCCGGCTGCCGGCAGCCGCACGCACGTCACGACCACGTACTCGGGCTGCCGGTCCGGTTATCCGGTGCAGTGGGCCGCGTACGACAACGGCCACATGCCCGGCCCGGTGGACGGCACCTACGCCGAGAGCGGCATCACCACCTGGACCAAGGGTGAGATCTGGAGGTTCTTCGCCCAGTTCTCGTGA
- a CDS encoding FadR/GntR family transcriptional regulator, protein MTPPQETTLNSPATPAWVRRPTNLARAVTAELVERVVRGVHPSGTSLPPEPILCETFGVSRTVVREAVKILQEKGLVQVRQGAGTMVTPPSHWDMLDELVLAATIAVDDSLAILDDLVVTRRVLESDMANVAARLADTETVDRLRAMVDRMDELVDDHVTYHDHDRAFHDTIMQASGNRIARGVVRALESQVINTARYMGRTERALCVASNQGHRRIYERIAAHDSNGAAEAMFTHITEAWLVRRNGSGSPVRLER, encoded by the coding sequence ATGACGCCACCACAGGAGACAACCCTGAACAGCCCGGCGACCCCGGCGTGGGTGCGTCGGCCGACCAACCTCGCCAGGGCGGTCACCGCCGAACTGGTGGAGCGAGTCGTCCGCGGCGTACACCCGTCGGGGACATCGCTGCCTCCCGAACCGATCCTCTGCGAGACCTTCGGCGTGAGCCGGACCGTCGTCCGGGAAGCAGTCAAGATCCTTCAGGAGAAGGGGCTGGTGCAGGTCCGCCAGGGCGCCGGCACCATGGTCACCCCGCCGTCACACTGGGACATGCTCGACGAGCTCGTCCTCGCGGCCACCATCGCGGTGGACGACAGCCTCGCCATACTCGACGACCTGGTCGTCACCCGACGGGTGCTGGAGTCCGACATGGCGAACGTCGCCGCCCGCCTCGCCGACACCGAGACCGTCGATCGACTGCGGGCGATGGTGGACCGGATGGACGAGCTCGTCGACGACCACGTCACCTACCACGACCACGACCGGGCCTTCCACGACACGATCATGCAGGCATCCGGGAACCGCATCGCCCGTGGCGTCGTACGCGCGCTGGAGAGCCAGGTCATCAACACCGCCCGGTACATGGGTCGGACCGAACGCGCGTTGTGCGTGGCGTCCAACCAGGGTCACCGACGCATCTACGAACGCATCGCCGCCCACGACTCCAACGGCGCCGCCGAGGCGATGTTCACCCACATCACCGAGGCCTGGCTGGTCCGCCGCAACGGCTCGGGAAGCCCGGTCCGCCTCGAACGCTGA